The Pseudomonas sp. R4-35-07 genome contains a region encoding:
- a CDS encoding aspartate aminotransferase family protein — protein sequence MSRETISQSISIVHPINLSHGKNAEVWDTAGKRYIDFIGGIGVLNLGHCHPTVVDAIREQATRLTHYAFNAAPHMPYIDLMERLTAFIPVSYPVSGMLTNSGAEAAENALKIVRGATGRTAVIAFDGAFHGRTLATLNLNGKVAPYKQKVGVLPGPVYHLPYPSADNGVTCAEALKAMDRLFSVEIDVNDVACFIIEPVQGEGGFLALDTEFAQALRRFCDENNILLIADEIQSGFGRTGQRFAFSRLGIEPDLILLGKSIAGGVPLGAVVGRKALMDNLPKGGLGGTYSGNPIACAAALATLDVMTDEHLQVWGSRQEEAIVRRYQAWRAQHLSPYLGRLTGVGAMRGIELAHADGTPAAKQLTQLLSLARAAGLLLMPSGKSRHIIRLLAPLTIEPAVLEEGLDKLEACLKQLD from the coding sequence ATGAGCCGCGAAACGATCAGCCAATCGATTTCCATCGTCCACCCCATCAACCTCAGCCATGGAAAAAACGCTGAGGTCTGGGACACCGCAGGTAAGCGCTATATCGATTTTATCGGTGGCATCGGCGTACTCAACCTCGGCCATTGTCACCCCACCGTGGTGGACGCGATTCGTGAGCAGGCGACCAGACTCACCCACTACGCGTTCAACGCCGCGCCGCACATGCCCTACATCGATTTGATGGAGCGCCTGACCGCGTTTATTCCGGTGAGCTATCCAGTCAGCGGCATGCTCACCAACAGCGGCGCTGAGGCCGCGGAAAATGCCTTGAAGATTGTGCGCGGCGCCACTGGCCGCACGGCGGTGATTGCTTTTGACGGAGCGTTTCATGGGCGCACCCTGGCCACCCTCAACCTCAATGGCAAGGTCGCGCCGTACAAGCAAAAAGTCGGCGTACTGCCCGGCCCGGTGTATCACCTGCCCTACCCCAGTGCCGACAACGGCGTCACCTGTGCCGAAGCGCTGAAGGCCATGGACCGTCTGTTCAGTGTGGAAATCGACGTCAACGATGTAGCCTGTTTCATCATTGAACCGGTACAAGGCGAAGGCGGTTTCCTCGCCCTGGATACCGAATTCGCCCAGGCCCTGCGCCGTTTTTGTGACGAGAACAACATCCTGTTGATCGCCGACGAAATCCAGTCCGGTTTCGGTCGCACCGGGCAGCGATTCGCCTTCTCGCGCCTGGGCATTGAACCTGACCTGATCCTGCTCGGCAAAAGCATCGCCGGCGGTGTGCCGCTGGGGGCGGTGGTGGGACGCAAGGCATTGATGGACAACCTGCCCAAGGGCGGTCTGGGGGGTACCTATTCCGGCAATCCCATCGCCTGCGCCGCCGCGTTGGCAACCCTCGATGTGATGACCGATGAACACCTGCAGGTATGGGGCTCCCGGCAGGAGGAGGCGATCGTGCGACGTTACCAAGCGTGGCGCGCACAGCACCTGTCGCCGTATCTGGGCCGCCTCACCGGTGTCGGCGCGATGCGCGGCATTGAACTGGCGCATGCCGACGGCACGCCCGCCGCCAAGCAACTGACCCAATTGCTGAGCCTGGCGCGGGCTGCCGGCCTGCTGCTGATGCCCAGCGGCAAGTCACGGCATATCATCCGCTTGCTGGCACCGCTGACCATCGAGCCGGCCGTGCTGGAGGAAGGCCTGGATAAGCTTGAAGCGTGCCTCAAGCAGCTGGACTGA
- a CDS encoding aminotransferase class V-fold PLP-dependent enzyme: protein MNRIHLNTAGAGLMSPATLNAIQGFTATEAQMGSYETELAYEALLNVDLYRLVAKLLNAEPAQIGFFSSATEAWTSILGKLQFPRGKRVWVSNSEYAANLIFFNYLKLSREIRVEVIPTTATSPLDLDWVRRHLDDDVFLVSVSHLPSCCGVINPVEALGALLKGSNALYVVDACQSLGQLPLDVRDMHCDLLTGAGRKFLCGPRGSGIAYVSPRLLGQLQLNFADLHAASTDGQVNQVDASGARVLEIAEKSLSALVGLHTAVQEYLQVGGGQSTEPYAMLAQALRRLPQLTLMCDQFEQTGIVSFVPHNVPAKAFVDQARAQGLNLWAGTAAHTPLLLKDLGVSHFVRASVGRHITLAQVEQALVILRSL, encoded by the coding sequence ATGAACAGGATTCATTTGAACACCGCCGGTGCGGGCCTGATGTCACCGGCCACGCTGAATGCGATCCAGGGTTTTACCGCCACTGAAGCGCAAATGGGCAGCTATGAAACCGAGCTGGCCTACGAGGCGTTGCTCAACGTCGACCTGTACCGCCTGGTGGCCAAGCTGTTGAATGCAGAGCCTGCGCAGATTGGCTTTTTCAGCAGCGCCACCGAGGCCTGGACCAGCATTCTCGGCAAGCTGCAATTTCCCCGAGGTAAGCGGGTGTGGGTGTCGAACTCGGAATACGCCGCGAACCTGATCTTTTTCAACTACCTCAAGCTCTCGCGTGAGATTCGCGTTGAAGTGATCCCAACCACGGCCACCAGCCCGCTGGACCTGGATTGGGTGCGGCGTCATCTGGACGACGATGTGTTTCTTGTCAGCGTGTCGCACCTGCCGTCGTGCTGCGGGGTGATCAATCCGGTGGAAGCGCTGGGTGCGCTGCTCAAGGGTTCGAACGCACTGTATGTGGTGGATGCGTGCCAATCGCTGGGGCAGTTGCCGCTGGATGTGCGGGATATGCACTGTGATTTATTGACAGGCGCGGGGCGCAAGTTTCTCTGCGGGCCCCGTGGGAGCGGGATTGCTTATGTGTCGCCACGCCTGCTGGGCCAATTGCAGCTGAATTTTGCAGACCTGCACGCCGCCAGCACCGATGGCCAGGTCAACCAGGTGGATGCGTCCGGCGCTCGGGTGCTGGAGATCGCTGAAAAGAGCCTTTCGGCCCTGGTGGGTTTGCACACGGCGGTGCAGGAATACCTGCAAGTAGGCGGCGGGCAGAGCACGGAGCCCTATGCGATGCTGGCGCAGGCGTTGCGGCGCCTGCCGCAGTTAACGCTGATGTGTGACCAGTTCGAACAGACCGGGATTGTCTCGTTCGTGCCACACAACGTGCCGGCCAAGGCATTTGTCGACCAGGCCCGTGCGCAGGGGCTCAACCTCTGGGCCGGCACTGCCGCCCATACCCCGTTGCTGCTCAAGGACCTGGGCGTCAGCCACTTCGTGCGTGCCTCGGTGGGCCGGCATATCACCCTCGCCCAAGTCGAGCAGGCGCTGGTCATCCTGCGCAGCCTATAG
- a CDS encoding MFS transporter has translation MIGTYRALRGLNARLQLLFLITLVFRMGTMAFPFYAAYLIHQHAVSAATAGLLVGVYGAGALFVDLIIGGVIKRFSANRVILGSLLLNALLLLIIPSVDNTALLFVLSFLWGACYEAFTPATFSETVTHSSSESRKVAFSCNRLAINIGMAIGPLLGSLIFLSNADAVFYLNAALSLVAFVACLRFGRAVPVVQGAAIVSKGNGLPESAVHERSRLLVILLAALPVHVAYALPPTFLSAYIINYTELPAYYVGIIFFINALLVILFEVPINQRMSHLSSSRSLVAGFLVAGVGFFLMGFSHIGALLLVATVLWSLGEMIVFPGITHYVSSISSRHTVDRNLGYYSAGVNIGVMITPSLAFMLVSQPSLPSPWLLAGTILLLFAVAVGVMKGSAVLWNKEA, from the coding sequence ATGATAGGCACTTATCGCGCGTTGCGCGGGCTCAATGCTCGCTTGCAGTTGCTGTTCCTGATCACCCTGGTGTTCCGCATGGGCACCATGGCGTTCCCTTTCTATGCGGCGTATCTGATTCATCAGCACGCCGTGTCGGCGGCAACCGCAGGGTTGCTGGTGGGCGTTTATGGCGCGGGTGCACTGTTTGTGGACTTGATCATCGGCGGGGTGATCAAGCGGTTTTCCGCCAATCGGGTGATCCTCGGCTCGTTGCTGCTTAACGCGCTGCTGCTGCTGATCATTCCGTCGGTGGATAACACGGCGCTGCTGTTTGTGCTGTCGTTTCTGTGGGGGGCCTGCTACGAGGCATTCACGCCGGCGACGTTCTCCGAAACGGTCACCCACAGCAGCAGTGAATCGCGCAAAGTGGCGTTCTCTTGCAACCGTTTGGCGATCAACATCGGCATGGCGATCGGGCCGCTGTTGGGCAGCCTGATTTTCTTGAGCAACGCCGACGCGGTGTTCTACCTCAACGCGGCGTTGTCCCTGGTGGCCTTCGTTGCCTGCCTGCGGTTCGGGCGTGCGGTGCCGGTGGTCCAAGGGGCTGCCATCGTCAGCAAGGGCAACGGCTTGCCGGAGAGCGCAGTGCACGAGCGCTCGCGCTTGCTGGTGATTCTGCTGGCGGCATTACCGGTGCACGTGGCCTATGCGCTGCCGCCGACGTTTCTGTCGGCCTACATCATCAATTACACCGAGTTGCCGGCGTACTACGTCGGGATCATCTTTTTCATCAACGCACTGCTGGTGATTCTGTTCGAAGTGCCGATCAACCAACGTATGTCGCACCTGTCGAGCAGCCGGTCGCTGGTGGCCGGGTTTCTCGTCGCTGGCGTGGGGTTCTTCCTGATGGGCTTCAGCCATATCGGCGCGCTGTTGCTGGTGGCTACGGTGCTCTGGAGCCTGGGCGAGATGATCGTCTTTCCCGGCATCACCCATTACGTCAGCAGTATCTCCAGCCGTCACACAGTGGACCGCAACCTCGGCTATTACTCTGCGGGGGTGAACATCGGCGTGATGATCACGCCTTCGCTGGCGTTCATGCTGGTGTCACAGCCCTCGCTGCCTTCGCCGTGGCTGCTGGCGGGCACAATATTGCTGCTGTTCGCGGTGGCGGTAGGCGTGATGAAAGGCTCGGCTGTCTTGTGGAACAAGGAAGCATGA
- a CDS encoding ATP-grasp domain-containing protein, with amino-acid sequence MKQYVALVDVYSSGNFLPQYFRDAGFSLIHVQSTPELMPSMLGPNLSEFEHNLALNDNAEDIVRRLREFNVVAVIAGQEPGVPFADYLSEQLQLSTSNGSAGSRARRDKFEMINKVAAAGLLTARQIKSSDPAELLAWVEAGQVFPCVIKPLSSASTDGVSICHNLEDVKRACEEVVSNPDIFGLPNTEILCQSYLKGPEYIVDTVSRDGQTYVCGIWRYVKREISGGKNIYDRDVLIAPDSAEANVLVDYIVKALKALGIDNGPAHSEVILTEAGPALVEVGARLNGNMEPRFHDISLGGNQAQLTYLAYCDGEAFKANYAGKRYHKLKEACVINTDTTLQGEVTGFNESAIHRIEALPSVHKLSVKYKAGKLMKKTVDLLSSPLRVFLVSDSQGTIDQDYEQIRQYKDNVYVIR; translated from the coding sequence ATGAAGCAGTACGTCGCATTGGTGGATGTCTACTCGAGCGGTAATTTCCTGCCGCAGTATTTCCGGGATGCCGGTTTCAGCCTGATCCATGTACAGAGTACTCCCGAGCTGATGCCAAGCATGCTCGGGCCGAACCTGTCTGAGTTCGAGCACAACCTGGCACTCAACGACAACGCCGAGGATATAGTGCGACGCTTGCGTGAGTTCAACGTAGTCGCCGTCATTGCCGGCCAGGAGCCTGGCGTGCCATTCGCCGATTACTTGAGTGAACAGTTGCAACTGTCCACCTCCAACGGCAGTGCAGGCTCACGCGCTCGCCGCGACAAGTTTGAAATGATCAACAAAGTCGCCGCCGCAGGCCTGTTGACCGCACGCCAGATCAAATCCTCGGACCCCGCCGAGCTGCTGGCCTGGGTCGAGGCCGGTCAGGTGTTTCCCTGCGTAATCAAACCGCTGAGTTCGGCATCCACCGACGGGGTTTCGATCTGCCACAACCTCGAGGACGTCAAGCGCGCCTGTGAAGAGGTGGTGTCCAACCCGGATATCTTCGGCCTGCCCAACACGGAAATTCTCTGCCAGTCCTACCTCAAGGGCCCGGAGTACATCGTCGATACCGTCAGCCGGGATGGGCAGACTTACGTGTGCGGGATCTGGCGCTATGTGAAGCGTGAAATCAGCGGCGGCAAGAACATCTACGACCGCGACGTGCTGATTGCCCCGGACAGCGCCGAGGCCAACGTGCTGGTGGACTACATCGTGAAGGCGCTCAAGGCGCTGGGTATCGATAACGGCCCGGCCCATTCGGAAGTGATCCTCACCGAAGCCGGCCCCGCGCTGGTGGAAGTCGGTGCTCGCCTGAACGGCAACATGGAACCAAGGTTCCATGACATCAGCCTGGGCGGCAACCAGGCGCAGCTCACCTACCTGGCGTACTGCGACGGTGAGGCGTTCAAGGCCAACTACGCCGGCAAGCGCTACCACAAGCTCAAGGAGGCTTGTGTCATCAACACCGACACCACGCTGCAAGGCGAGGTCACCGGCTTCAATGAATCGGCCATTCACCGGATCGAGGCGTTGCCGTCGGTGCACAAGCTGAGCGTCAAATACAAGGCCGGCAAGCTGATGAAAAAGACCGTGGACCTGCTCAGCAGCCCGCTGCGGGTGTTTCTGGTGTCGGATAGCCAGGGCACTATCGACCAGGATTACGAGCAGATCCGCCAGTACAAAGACAACGTCTATGTGATTCGCTGA
- a CDS encoding proline dehydrogenase family protein yields MNTTDNSLLATLALKKLAANKTYRDLFLESETLRDFLRPAALRYIISEDRLEMLDKLGALLAKGYRTGVEFVGEEATTLAEVTTATDEYLQLIDLIAQHPKLGEPPQLGFDLSNVGTIISRELAVENCSKILAHAADKDVGVIISMERSQWTDSILEIFLHLSGRFPNVGITLQAQLNRTPDDLGAVLETGCKVRLVKGVYAEPAAIALPRGEALNERYLGLLDRINGGRGQFAFATQDPLLIEEILTSQIADRGELEMLHGVRPELIKAVKDQGQVKARVSAVYGTNWYLHLLHRVAEFPQNIFLALDDVASPRASETATHY; encoded by the coding sequence ATGAACACGACAGATAACAGCCTGCTGGCAACCCTGGCCCTGAAGAAACTGGCGGCGAACAAGACCTACCGTGACTTGTTCCTGGAGAGCGAGACGCTGCGTGATTTCCTGCGACCTGCGGCGCTTCGCTACATCATTTCCGAAGATCGCCTGGAGATGCTCGACAAGCTTGGGGCCCTGTTGGCCAAAGGCTATCGCACCGGTGTCGAGTTCGTCGGCGAGGAAGCGACGACGCTGGCCGAGGTGACCACGGCAACCGATGAATACCTGCAGCTGATCGACTTGATCGCCCAGCATCCCAAGCTCGGTGAACCTCCTCAGTTGGGGTTCGATTTGTCGAACGTCGGTACCATCATTTCCCGCGAGCTGGCAGTCGAGAACTGCTCGAAGATCCTGGCCCATGCAGCCGATAAGGATGTCGGCGTGATCATCAGCATGGAGCGCTCCCAATGGACGGATTCGATCCTCGAGATCTTCCTGCACCTGAGCGGGCGTTTTCCCAACGTGGGCATCACCCTTCAGGCGCAGTTGAACCGAACCCCGGATGACCTGGGAGCGGTGCTGGAAACCGGCTGCAAAGTGCGCCTGGTCAAAGGCGTCTATGCTGAGCCTGCCGCCATTGCTTTGCCCCGTGGCGAGGCGCTCAACGAGCGTTACCTGGGGCTGCTGGACCGGATCAATGGTGGCCGCGGGCAGTTTGCTTTCGCCACCCAGGACCCGCTGCTGATTGAAGAAATCCTCACCAGCCAAATCGCTGACCGAGGTGAGCTGGAGATGCTCCACGGCGTGCGCCCTGAGCTGATCAAGGCGGTAAAAGACCAGGGCCAGGTCAAGGCCCGGGTGTCGGCGGTTTACGGCACCAACTGGTACTTGCACCTGTTGCACCGTGTGGCTGAGTTCCCGCAGAACATTTTCCTGGCGCTGGATGACGTGGCTTCGCCACGGGCCTCTGAAACCGCCACTCATTACTGA
- a CDS encoding fatty acid desaturase family protein produces the protein MLVDKNKEPAGDYAGGISRETFGMLKHLCKKDNYHWAIALGKDYSIIAFAIYLSVGVSYWFYPVSLFLIGTTQRALANVLHESSHKLLAKNRAINWFAGTFLSGYLIFHLYQSYSTSHVKNHHVHLGHPEKDPDYNFHLKCGLYDLQQSEREFFLKNVVMALSGYRTLQYIKYIVKDRLQGQDARIRKERVLMWAYWAVIFAVVAWFGLAVELVLFWFVPLFTAAVAVGWIIELAEHYPLPAVESEKLLLTRNRKGNALENFFFGRHDDNYHLVHHLHPSIPHWNMRKAHKLLMSHPEYARWDNLWAGIFTRDRHSRHKETLLSYAAKFRAHKIANHTDDSSFARRMLNQSYGV, from the coding sequence ATGCTGGTCGATAAAAACAAAGAACCTGCTGGCGATTACGCCGGGGGTATTTCCCGTGAAACCTTCGGGATGCTCAAGCACCTGTGCAAGAAAGATAACTACCATTGGGCCATCGCACTGGGTAAGGATTATTCAATCATCGCCTTTGCCATTTATCTGTCCGTGGGCGTCAGCTATTGGTTTTATCCCGTTTCGCTGTTTCTCATCGGCACCACTCAACGTGCCCTGGCGAACGTGTTGCACGAGTCAAGTCACAAACTGTTGGCGAAAAACCGGGCGATCAACTGGTTTGCCGGTACCTTTCTCTCGGGGTACCTGATCTTCCATCTTTACCAGTCCTACAGCACCTCGCACGTCAAAAACCACCATGTGCACCTGGGGCACCCGGAAAAAGACCCGGACTACAATTTCCATCTCAAGTGCGGCCTGTACGACCTCCAGCAAAGCGAGCGCGAGTTCTTCCTGAAGAACGTGGTGATGGCGTTATCGGGTTACCGCACCCTTCAATACATCAAGTACATCGTCAAGGACCGGCTCCAGGGCCAGGACGCACGCATCCGCAAGGAACGCGTGCTGATGTGGGCCTACTGGGCAGTGATTTTTGCAGTGGTTGCCTGGTTTGGCCTTGCGGTTGAACTGGTGCTGTTCTGGTTCGTGCCGCTGTTCACGGCCGCCGTGGCTGTGGGCTGGATCATCGAGCTGGCCGAGCACTATCCGTTGCCCGCCGTTGAAAGCGAAAAGCTGCTGCTGACCCGTAACCGTAAAGGCAACGCGCTGGAAAACTTCTTTTTCGGCCGCCACGACGATAACTACCACCTTGTGCACCACCTGCACCCGTCGATTCCCCACTGGAACATGCGCAAGGCCCATAAACTGCTGATGTCGCACCCCGAGTACGCACGCTGGGACAACCTGTGGGCGGGGATTTTTACCCGTGACCGACATAGCCGCCACAAGGAAACCCTGCTCAGTTACGCGGCCAAATTCCGCGCCCACAAGATCGCCAACCACACCGACGATTCGAGTTTCGCACGTCGCATGCTCAACCAGTCCTACGGGGTTTAA
- a CDS encoding helix-turn-helix transcriptional regulator, with the protein MRSDGQANNNTLMQPADVRQLLDVELSRRGLGHFEVYQCGPTLDEAEIITNYPDALDRGDAADDFYQRGQLLSLSKRRIKPFFWSDENILAPAADAVPVPGPCAPVGEGASFIVHGNRGFYSILNLCSFGEHQQFRERVLANKSELQMLLVSVYDEALEGTTVLPPVVPETVLTPRETQVLSWTSQGKTYNEIALLVSMSPRTVKFHMKNIFSKLNVPNGKSAIRKALQLGYIREQA; encoded by the coding sequence ATGCGAAGCGATGGTCAAGCCAATAACAATACGCTCATGCAGCCCGCCGATGTGCGCCAATTGCTCGATGTTGAGCTGAGCCGACGCGGCCTCGGGCATTTCGAGGTCTATCAGTGTGGGCCGACGCTGGATGAAGCGGAAATCATCACTAACTACCCCGACGCGCTGGACCGTGGTGACGCTGCAGATGACTTTTACCAACGCGGTCAATTGCTGTCCTTGTCCAAACGCCGCATAAAGCCGTTTTTCTGGAGCGATGAAAACATCCTTGCGCCCGCTGCAGACGCGGTCCCGGTGCCTGGGCCCTGTGCCCCCGTCGGCGAGGGCGCCAGTTTTATCGTGCATGGTAATCGGGGCTTTTATTCCATCCTCAACCTGTGCAGCTTTGGCGAACATCAACAGTTTCGCGAGCGAGTGCTGGCCAACAAAAGTGAACTGCAGATGCTGCTGGTCTCGGTTTACGACGAGGCGTTGGAAGGCACCACCGTGCTCCCGCCGGTTGTACCGGAAACCGTGCTGACACCTCGGGAAACGCAGGTGTTGTCCTGGACCAGTCAGGGCAAGACCTATAACGAAATAGCGCTTCTGGTCTCAATGAGCCCGCGTACGGTCAAGTTCCATATGAAGAATATCTTCAGCAAGCTGAATGTGCCCAACGGCAAGTCCGCCATTCGCAAAGCCTTGCAGCTGGGCTATATCCGCGAACAGGCCTGA
- a CDS encoding pyridoxal phosphate-dependent aminotransferase — protein MVSVSRRSLLALGAALPVLGHLDWAVASPAPAASDDVLLNYNESPYGPSKAALEAMARGIAAAGRYPYPHMYALAALFAQQQGISEDNVAVFAGSMAALRYAVLAFTHPTRGLVMAAPSYEVPRQAAESNKAPVHEVSLDAQHAHDVPAMLAADPQAGMLYLCNPNNPTGTLTPTEAIRQALENKPKGSVLVVDEAYIDFCDAPSCVSWIKDHDDLLVLRTFSKIYGMAGARLGLAIGHPSLLERLAVFGGDNVPAGASLLGAHASLEDVKLLGQRKALNADVREETIAWLKGRGYSCTASQSNCFMIDVKQPAEQVVARLAAQNVLVGRVWKDWPQWVRVTVGNKQQMQRFREVFATQIA, from the coding sequence ATGGTCAGCGTCAGTCGTCGATCCCTTCTCGCCCTGGGCGCGGCCTTGCCTGTGCTCGGGCATCTCGATTGGGCAGTCGCAAGCCCTGCGCCGGCGGCCTCTGACGATGTATTGCTCAACTACAACGAAAGCCCTTATGGGCCGTCGAAAGCGGCGCTTGAGGCGATGGCGCGTGGTATTGCGGCGGCCGGGCGTTATCCCTACCCGCACATGTACGCGCTGGCTGCGCTGTTTGCCCAACAGCAAGGCATCAGCGAAGACAACGTGGCGGTGTTTGCCGGCTCCATGGCCGCGTTGCGCTATGCCGTATTGGCATTCACCCACCCAACCCGTGGCCTGGTGATGGCCGCGCCGTCCTATGAAGTTCCGCGCCAGGCGGCCGAATCAAACAAGGCGCCGGTACACGAAGTCAGCCTCGATGCCCAGCATGCCCATGATGTACCGGCGATGCTCGCGGCTGATCCCCAGGCCGGCATGCTGTACCTGTGCAACCCCAATAACCCGACCGGCACCCTGACGCCGACCGAGGCTATCCGCCAGGCGCTGGAGAACAAACCCAAAGGCAGCGTGCTGGTGGTGGACGAAGCCTATATCGACTTCTGCGACGCCCCCAGTTGCGTGAGTTGGATCAAGGACCATGACGATCTGCTGGTACTGCGCACCTTCTCGAAAATTTACGGCATGGCCGGTGCGCGCCTCGGTTTGGCGATCGGCCATCCCTCGCTGCTGGAGCGCCTCGCGGTGTTTGGCGGCGACAATGTCCCGGCCGGTGCCAGCCTGCTGGGTGCCCATGCCAGCCTGGAAGACGTCAAGCTACTGGGCCAGCGCAAGGCGCTCAATGCCGATGTGCGTGAGGAGACCATCGCTTGGCTGAAGGGCCGGGGCTATAGCTGCACGGCTTCCCAGAGCAATTGCTTCATGATCGACGTGAAGCAGCCGGCAGAGCAGGTGGTTGCGCGCCTGGCTGCACAGAATGTGCTGGTAGGGCGCGTCTGGAAGGATTGGCCGCAGTGGGTGCGGGTGACGGTAGGCAATAAGCAGCAAATGCAGCGGTTTCGCGAAGTGTTTGCGACACAGATAGCCTGA
- the queC gene encoding 7-cyano-7-deazaguanine synthase QueC, which yields MSKKAVMVFSGGQDSTTCLIQALKLYDEVHCITFDYGQRHVAEIEVAQKLAKQLGATVHKVMDVSLLNELAISSLTRDNIPVPTVNSSGESLPSTFVPGRNILFLTLAAIYAYQVKAETVITGVCETDFSGYPDCRDEFVKALNQALKLGMEYDVRLDTPLMWLNKAETWALADYHGQLELVREQTLTCYNGVIGTGCGECDACNLRARGLNEYLQNKADVMQSLKHKLQLK from the coding sequence ATGAGTAAAAAAGCCGTGATGGTGTTCAGTGGCGGGCAGGATTCGACCACCTGCCTGATCCAGGCGCTGAAGCTGTATGACGAAGTGCACTGCATCACCTTCGATTATGGTCAGCGCCATGTGGCGGAAATCGAAGTGGCCCAGAAGTTGGCCAAGCAATTGGGCGCCACCGTGCACAAAGTGATGGACGTGTCGCTGCTCAATGAGCTGGCGATCAGCAGCCTCACCCGTGACAACATTCCGGTGCCGACCGTGAACAGCTCAGGCGAAAGCCTGCCGAGCACCTTCGTGCCGGGCCGCAATATCCTGTTCCTGACCCTGGCCGCGATCTACGCCTATCAAGTGAAGGCTGAGACCGTCATCACTGGCGTGTGCGAAACCGACTTCTCGGGATATCCGGATTGCCGTGACGAGTTCGTCAAGGCACTGAACCAGGCCCTCAAGCTGGGCATGGAATACGACGTGCGTCTCGACACCCCGTTGATGTGGCTGAACAAGGCCGAGACCTGGGCCCTGGCCGATTACCACGGGCAACTGGAGCTGGTGCGCGAGCAGACGCTGACCTGCTACAACGGCGTCATTGGCACCGGCTGTGGCGAGTGTGACGCGTGCAACCTGCGCGCCCGGGGCCTGAATGAATATCTGCAAAACAAGGCGGATGTGATGCAGAGCCTGAAGCACAAGTTGCAGCTGAAATAA